One Burkholderia gladioli genomic window, TCCAGGTTACTGCCTTCGCTAGCAGCTTCGCCTGAGGATGCCGCCTCAACCCAAGCGGACAGTGGCTCGATCGACGACCGACATTGTTCGGTGGGGCGACGTGTAGCGCTCGGATGCCGGACGGCTCGCGGACGTAGTCTATCGGCCAACAGCCGTCATTGATGCACCATTCCACGTGGTCACGCCTTCTTGACGAATTCCGATTTCAGGCTCATGGCACCAAAGCCATCGATCTTGCAATCGATATCGTGGTCACTGTCCACCAGCCGGACATTTTTTACCTCGGTGCCCATCTTGATCACGCCAGCTGAATCCTTCACGTTGGTCATCCTGCCCCGCTCACCACGTCACCATGTTGAGCGTCCGCTTTCGGGATGCCTGACCGTCGGCTTTGGGTCGTTCGGAGCCATTGACGCCGCGCGGCGCTGCTCCCGCACGCCCACAGTGGGGAATTCAGTTTGACGAGCGGCCGGCCAACGGGCGCCCTCGTCGATCAGCGCCGCTGGCGCCGAGGTTCTGCAGTTGGATCGGGGCGCGCCCTGAGGCGGGTCTAGGCGGCCTTTGGAGAACAGACCTGCACGCTAACGCAAACGTGCCGCACATTCATTCCTGAGGCAAGACGGCTACCGCGCGTCGCGGAGTCCCGAAGGTCGCGAGCACCGCCAGCCCCGCCGCGCATAGCAGCACGCCGAGATGCATCGCGCCTGCAGCGCCCACGCAATCGAAGGCGACGCCGCCGGCAACCGCGCCCGCCGCGATCGCCGTCTGTACCGCACTCACGAACAGTGCCGACGCCGCTTCGGCCTGTCCGGGCAACGTCGACTGCATCCAGACACTGAGGCCGAGCGGAATCGCGCCGTACGCGACGCCCCACACCAGCACGACCGCGACGACCGCGCCCGCCGTGTGTGCGAACGCCGGCAGCAGGACAAGCGAAGCGATAACGAGCGCGCCCATCGTGAGGATCGATGCGCGCGGATGCGACGTCACGTAAGCCGAGGCGACGAAGTTCGACACGAAGCCGACGACGCCGAAGCCGAGCAATAGCGCGCTCACGCGGGCGGCATCGAAAGAGGCATCGTCTTCGAGAAAGGGGGCAACGTAGGTGTAGGCGCAAAAGTGCGCGCCGAACAGCAGCGCGACGAGCGCGAGACTGCGCAGCACCGGGCCGCGCGCCAGCATGCGCACGAAATCCGCGCCAAGCGCCGCCACGCGCGGCGGCAACGGCGGCAGCAACAACGCCTGCGACAGCAACGCGGCGAACGCGAGCGCCGCCGTCAGGAAGAACGACATGCGCCACGACGACACGTCCGCGATATACGTGCCGAACGGCACGCCGACGACCGTCGCGAGCGTGATGCCCATGAAGATCGTCGCACTGGCCCGGGCGCTTTCCTTTTCCGCGACGATCTGCCCGGACACGCCGAGCGCCACCGTCCAGAATCCCCCCAGCGCAAGGCCGAGCAGCACACGTCCGGTGAGCATCGTCGTGAAATTCGTCGCGAGCGCGCTGAGCACGTTGGACGCGATGAGTGCGATCGACAGCAATAGCAGAATCAGTCGACGGTTCACGCGGCCTGCCGCGAGCAGCAGCAGGGGCGCGGAGAAGGCTGCGATAATGCCCGGCGTCGTGGTCATCAGCCCGGCGGTGCCGGGCGTAATGGCGAGATCGCGCGCGATGGCCGGCAGCACGCCCACCGGCATGTATTCGGTCGTTACGAACGCGAATGCGCCGAGCGCGATGGAAAGCACCGCGAGCCACCGCGTCCGTGCGGCCGTGCGCGAATCTGCGGGCGAGGTCCGATCGATATCCATGAGTAGTCTCGTCGTCGAATGGCGAAAGAAAACGGGGCGGCGCTGTCACGCCGCCGCGCGCGTGAGGCACGGCTTCTCAGGCTACGACGGCGGTTTCGCGATAGAACGGGTAATCCGTATAGCCGATTTCCGTGCCGCCAAAGAACGTCGGGCGGTCATACAGGTTGAGCGGCAGATGCTTGCGCAGCCGCTCAGGAAGATCCGGATTCGCGATGAAGTGACGTCCGAACGCGACCAGATCGGCATCGCCGGACTGGAGAATGGCTTCCGCGCTGTCGCCGTCGAAGCCGCCCGCCACGATGATCGGACCGCGAAAGCGTGCGCGTAGCGATTGCGCCGCGACCGGGTGCTGGTCGCGCGTATCGTCCTCGACGTTGCCGGCGATGCGCGGCTCGATCAGATGCAGATAGGCGATGCCGAGCTTGTCGAGTTCATCGGCGACATAGCCGAACAGCGCTTGTGGATCGCTATCCGACATGTCGCCCCATGAACCGCTCGGGCCGAGGCGCACCGCGACCTTGTCCGCGCCCCACACCGAGATCACGGCGCGCGTCGTGTCGAGCAGAAGACGCGCGCGGTTCTCGATCGGGCCGCCGTATTCGTCGGTACGCCGGTTGCTGCCGTCCTGAAGAAACTGGTCGAACAGATAGCCATTCGCCGCGTGCAGCTCGACGCCGTCGAAGCCCGCCCTCAGGCCGCGCGCCGCGGCCAGCCGGAAACTTTCGACGATGCCCGCGATCTCGTCCGTGCGCAGCGCGCGGTTGGGCGTATTGGGCACCCAGCCCGATTCTGTATAAGCGACGCCGTCATGCGCGATCTCCGACGGCCCCACGGGCTGCCCGCCGTCTGGCTGCAACTGGGCATTCGATTGGCGTCCCGCGTGATAGAGCTGAAGGAAGATGCGCCCGCCTTTGGCATGCACGGCATTCGTGACAGCCTTCCAGCCCTCGATCTGGCTGTCATTGTAGAGGCCAGGCGCGCCGAGGTAGCCGTTGCCTTCGGGCGCGGCGATGGTCGCTTCGCCAATCAGCAGCGCGCCGGGCGAGGTGCGTTGGGCGTAGTATTCGGCCATCAGCGGGCCTGGGCGTGCGCCGTCTTCGGCACGCATGCAGGTGAGCGGCGCGAGCACGACACGATGTGTGAATTCATATGAACCGACTTTCACCGGTGAAAAAAGCGTGGACATTTCGATTTCCTAGAGCTGTGGTATCAGGGATGGAATTGCTGCCGGCGCCATGAGCGGCGACGCTTGAGGCCAATGTAGGCGGATGCCGCCGGGAAAAAAACCGCCCGCGCGTCGCGACACTGCGGAAGTGCGCGTCCGCAATGGCTCGCGGCCCGGCTGGCGTGGCTCGGCGCCGATGAAACGACATTGTTTGGCCGCGAAGAACAGTCAGTTCGCTGTATTCCGATTTATTGCGTCGATGGCCGTTCCGATAATTCGAGCCACGTCGAGGCGTGCCGCATCAGCGCACGTCTCGTCCACTCAAATCGACCGGAAGGAATACATCATGGCAAGAATCATCACCTTTGCGAGGCATGGCGGCCCCGACGTCTTCGAGTACACCGAGGCCGGCGACCTTACGCCCGCGGTGAACGAAGTGCGTATTCGCGTGAAGGCCATCGGCCTGAATCGCGCCGAATCGATGTGGCGGCGCGGCGCCTATGTCGAGGCCGCGAAGCTGCCCGCACGCGTGGGCTACGAGGCGTCGGGCATTGTCGATGCGATCGGCGCGGACGTCACGCACGTCGCAGTCGGCGACGCGGTGTCCACCGTGCCTTCGTTTTCGATGAACGATTACGGCATGTATGGCGAATGCGTGCTCGCGCCCGCGCACTCGGTGGTCAGAAGCCCCGCGTGGCTTTCGCACGAACTCGCGGTCGCGATCTGGAACGTGTTCGTGACACCCTACGCGGCCTTCACGGAAGATGCCCGCCTGAAACAGGGCGATGTCGTGCTCATCCCAGCGGCGTCGAGCGGCGTGGGCATTGGCGCGATCCAGGTCGCGAAGCAACTCGGCGCGACGGCGGTGGCGCTCACGCGAACGTCCGCGAAGCGCGACGCACTTCTCGAACTCGGTGCGGATCACGTGATCGTGACGGACGAAGAGAATCTCGTCGATGCGGTCATGCGCATCACAGGAGGGCGCGGCGCGGATCTCGTCTTCGATCCGGTCGGAGGAAAGACGCTCGCGCGGCTGGTCGACGCAACGCGGGCAGGCGGCATTATCCTGCTGTACGGCGCACTGAGTACCGACGAAACGGTACTGCCGGTGCTGCCGCTGCTGTCCAAACGCATCACCGTGCACGGCTACAACCTGTTCTCGACGACAACTGATCCGCAACGCCAGCGCGAAGCCGCGTCGTTCATCTTCGATGGATTGCGCTCGGGTGCGCTGCGCACGGTGATCGCGCAGCGGTTTGCCTTCGAGCGCATGGCCGATGCACACGCGCTGCTCGAACGCAACGAGCATTTCGGGCGTATCGTGGTGACGGTCTGACGCGCGAGGAGAGCGACATGCAATTTGATTTTGAATCGATTGATGCCTGGGCGCGCTACAAGCTGCTCGGCGCGGCCATCACGCCACGGCCAATCGCGTGGGTATCGACGCTCGGCGAAAATGGCGAGCCGAACGCCGCGCCGTTTTCATTTTTCAACGCCTTCGGCGAAGACCCGCCGATCGTCGGGTTCAGCATCCTGCATCGTTCGGAGCGTGACAGAAAGGATACGGGCGAGAACGTGCGCCGCGAGCGCGAGTTCGTCGTCAATCTCGTCGGTGAGTCGAATCTGGCGGCGATGAACGTCACCGCGATCGACTTTCCTCCGCAGCGCAGCGAGTTCGCGGAAGCCGGGCTCGTCGCGGCGCCGTCGAGCGTGATCCGCACGCCGCGTATCGCCGCGAGTCCGGTGTCGTTCGAATGCCGGCTGTTCGACATCATCGCGCTCGGGCCGTCGCGCTCACTCGTGTTGGGGCGGATCGTCGCGATGCATGTCGACGACGACGCGGTCATCGACGCCGAACGCGCTTACATCGACACGCGCAAGCTGCGTCTGATTGGACGCGGCGAAGCGAATACCTATGTCCGGACGCACGACGTGGTCCGGCTCCCCGCGATTCCCTTGCAGGACTGGGACGCGCACGCCACACACGGAGGTCCACGATGACGCTTGTACTTGCACGACACGAAGCACCGTTGCGCGTGGGCGTGATCGGCGTCGGCAACTGGGCGCGGCATGGTCATTTGCGCGTGCTCGATCTGCTGCCGCAGTACGCGTTGCAGACCGTGTATAGCCATCGACGCGAGGCGGCCGAGGCGGCCTCGCGCGAATATCGGATCGCGCGCGTCGCGGCGTCGATCGACGAACTCGTCGAGAGCGGCGATATCGATCTCGTCGTCGTGCTCAACACCGCGCCGCAACACGCGCAGACCGTGAGGCGCGCGATCACGGCGGGCAAGAACGTGTACTGCGAATGGCCGCTCACAACCACGCTCGCGGAATCCGAAGAGCTTCTGCGCCTCGCCGACGCGCGCGGCGTGCGTCATGTCGTCGGATTGCAGCGCAGGCGCGCGCCGCATAACCGCTATGTGCGCGATCTCATCGGCGACGGTTATGTCGGCGAACTGCGCTCGGTGCGCATGCACGTGAGCATGAATTACTTTCAGGCGATGCGAACCCGCGCGCTCGAATGGACGGTGCCCCCGGAAAACTTCTCGTCGGTTGTATCGATTTACGGCGGGCATTTTCTCGACATGCTGTTCGCGTCGACGGGCTGGCCGGTGTCGATCGCTGCGCTCACGCCCAATCAGTTTCCCGAGGTCACGATCCGGGAGACTGGCGTGTCGATGCCGACATCGACGCCCGACCAGCTCGTGCTCGCCGGCATGCTCGAGCGCAATGCGGTGTTGTCGGTGCATATCGAAGGCGGCAAGCGCAATGGCTCGGGTGTACAGATCGACATCACGGGCACGCAGGGCGATCTGCGCGTGACCAACGTGTCTGCGTTCGGCGACGCCGGCGACGACTACGTGATCCATGGCGCGCATGGCGACAAGGCGCCGCTCGAACGTCTCGCGGTGCCGGCGCGTTATTATCGCTTGCCGGCGTCGAGCCTGCCTTCGTCGGTGTTGGTGGGCCTACGCCCACGACGTGCGACACGGCACGCGCAGCGCTCCCACGTTCGCCGATGCCGTGAAGATGCATCGCCTCATCGACGACGCGCAGGCGTCGTACGCGGCACGGCGCTTCATTGCCGTGCGGACATCGTCATGAGCGCATTCGGGAGAACATCGCGATGAAACAATCGAGTTCCGCCGTGCGTCCGCCCGTTGCCCACGCGGGCGGCGGCGGGACGATGGATCATATGAGCGCCATGGTCGTCTTCACTCGTGCGGCGGAAACGCTGAGCTTCGCGGAAGCGGGACGGCAACTGGGGCTTTCTCCATCGGCGATCGGCAAGGCGATCGCGCGGCTGGAGACGCGGCTCGCGGTGCGGCTCTTTCATCGCAGCACACGCAGCGTGCGTCTGACGAGCGAAGGCGAGCTGTTTCTCTCGCGCTGCCAGCGCATTCTCGGCGAGATCGAGCAGGCCGAAGTCGAACTGGCGCTATCGCGCGCGAGTCCGTCGGGCAAGCTGCGCGTGAGCATTCCGCTCGTCGGCATGTTGCTGATGCCAGTGCTGTCCGCGTTCATGCAGCGCTATCCCGAGGTGCAGATCGATATCGATTTCAGCGATCATATCGTCGATGTCATCGAGGAAGGATTCGATGTCGTGCTGCGCACCGGCGACGCGCTCGATTCGCAACTCACAATGCGCACGCTGGGCCATTACACGCATGTGATCGTCGCTTCGCCGGCCTATCTGAAGCGGCATGGCATGCCAGCTCGACCGGAAGATCTGGCCGCCCACGCCTGCCTTCAGCATCGTTTCCCGCGCACCGGGCGATTACGGCGCTGGGCGTTGATGCGCGACGGCGCGCCCGTCGAGGTCGTACTGCCGTCGACGGCGGTGGCGAGTGCGGTCGAGCCGCTCATCGCGATGGCGGAACGAGGGCTCGGACTTACCAACGTGCCGGATTTCGCGGTGCGCAAGCAACTAGCCGACGGCTCGCTCGTAACAGTGCTGGACGCGTTCCTGCACGACCAGATTCCGTTTTGCGCGCTCTGGCCGTCGGGACGCATGATGCCGCCAAAAGTGCGGGCGTTTGTGGACTTCCTGAGCGAGCATCTTTTCCCGCAACCGACGGAGGGCGACCAGCCGTGAAGCAACGCGCGAAAAGGCGTGAGCCTGTCCTCTTCGCGCGTCAACGGTCAGAACCTTGCCGTTGGCGAATGCGGAGCTGCCGGTGCAGTACCTGACCAACGCTTTGCGCCGTATTGCTCTTGAAGCGTTTGAACGAGCGCGCGTTGCGCACACTATGGCGCTCTTGGCACTGACCTGCGCCATCCGCGCCGCATGCTGGCTACGCTGCGCGGCGTCCCAAAGGCCCCGCCGCGCACAGAGCTAGCCCGCCTGCGAAGCTGCTGGCCCTTCGCAGGCGTCGAGCGCCTCGCAATGCGCGTCGTACACGATCCGCAAGCGCGGAGGCACCGACAGGCGCCGCGTAAGATAGACGTAGATCGTCGAGGGCGCGGGCTGCAAGTCCTCCAACAGCGGCACCAGCCGGCCCTCGCGCCGATGCGGCAAGGCCAGGTGGCCCGATAACTGACCTATGCCTATGACCGGGCGTATCGCTATGGAGAGGTGACTGAGTCAAACGGAGGTTCCGTACACCGGGTGGATGCTGCTGCGAGCGTTCCTGGGAAGTTGACATTGCTGTTCGCAACTCTGGGCTCGGTGAAAAACGTTGTTTTGATCTACAGTTACCGGAGGTCCTCCGCCAGGCAAGAATTGGCCTGTAAAATAATGGGCTGGCTTTGCTTGTGCGATCGCCCGAGCGCGACATCGCTTCGCTTGCGTTCGGCAAATTTCTCAAGACTCCCACATGCGTATCCCTCCGCTCAAGGCAATCATTGCGTTCGAAAGCGTGGCCCGGACCAAAAGTGTCAACCGTGCGGCAGAAGAATTGGGCCTGACCGCGTCCGCCGTAAGCCACCAGCTCAGCAACCTCGAATCGCAGATCGGCCAGCCGTTGTTTCAGCGATTAGGACGCGGATTAGTCCTCACGCCGACCGGCGAACGCTATCTGGCCGACGTGACAGGCTCGCTGGCCGACCTGAGCCGCGCGACCGAGCGTGCGTCGAGCCGCAACGAAGTCGATATCCTGCGCGTGCATTCGAGCCCAAGCTTCGGGCTGATGTGGCTACTGCCGCGTCTGTCGTCGTTTCAGGAGGCGAACGGCGATATCCAGCTGAACCTCGCGTGCTCTTACGAAAACGTGTCGTTCTCGAACGGCTTCTACGACGTCGACGTCCGGCACGGCTACGGCAACTGGGACAACCTCGAGGTCCGGACCGTGCGCGGCGAATTCATCGCGCCGCTCGCGTCGCCGCACTATCTCGAACGGCATCCGGTGAACGCGCCGGAAGACCTGCTCACGCACCGGCTCATCTACTCCGAAACCCCGCTGGTCCAGTGGAAGCAGTGGTTCGGACGGACCGGCGTGCCGCTGGCGGCCCGGAAGACCTTCGATTTTTCATTCGACCGGTCGTACATGTCGCTCGAAACCGCTGCGCTCGGCCTCGGCATCGCGCTCGAAAGCCTGATGCTCGCGTCGGGGAAGATTCGCGAAGGGCTGCTGGTACCGGTGTTCGACGCGAGCCATGCGGTGGAAGTCGGCGCGCATCATCTCGTATACCCGCGGCAGAATGCGGAATTGCCGCGCGTGAAGCGTTTCCTAGCGTGGATCGAGCGGGAGGCCACGGCGCGCGGCGCGGCAGGCTGAGCGGCGAGGCCGCGATTTTGCGTTGCAGCATCGGCGCCGCCGCGCGCCGTCATCTGAATTTTTCTCACCTATGGCTGAGCGTTTCCGCGTTGATGCGGGCGTCCGGTGAGCCGACACTCCGGAGAACACATCAACACAGGAGACAAGCGATGTTGCTCGACAACCGGACCATCATCGTGACCGGCGCCGCGTCGCCGCGCGGGATCGGCAAGGCGACGGCCCGCGCGCTGGCCGCGCACGGCGCACGCGTGGCGATCCTCGACCTGCGCCGCGACGACGCCGAATCGGCTGCCGCTGAACTCGGGTCCGGCCATCTTGGCCTTGCCTGTGACGTGACCGACCGCGATGCATGCGCGGCGGCCGCCCGCGCGACGTTGGAGTACTTCGGCCGTATCGACGGCCTCGTCAACAACGCCGGCATCACGCAGCCCGTGCGCACGCTCGATATCTCGGCGCGCGACTACGATGCAATCGTCGACGTGAACCTGCGCGGCACGCTGTACATGTCGCAAGCCGTGCTGCCCGCGATGAAAGAGCAGCGCGGCGGCAGCATCGTCTGCATGTCGTCGGTCTCCGCGCAACGCGGCGGCGGCATCTTCGGCGGCCCGCACTACAGCGCCGCCAAGGCCGGCGTGCTCGGCCTCGCGAAGGCGATGGCGCGCGAATTCGGCGCCGACCGGATCCGCGTCAATTCGATTACGCCCGGCCTGATCCAGACCGACATCACCGGCGACAAGCTGACGCCCGACATGCGCGAGGACATCATCAAGGGCATTCCGCTTGGCCGGCTCGGCGAGGCCGCGGACGTCGCCCATGCATGCCTGTTCCTACTGAGCGACCTGTCGAGCTACCTGACAGGCGTCACGCTCGACGTCAATGGCGGGATGCTGATTCACTAAGAACGGCGCCGCCCGATACGCGGCGCCGACCATCATGCACCCGGGACAACCAGGGGCCATGGCAGGAGACAAGGATGAGAGCAAAGTACCCCGCATCGCTGGTCCAGGGCGAGCCTCTGCAACGGGAGGACGCGCAGACGTTCGAAGCGGCGACCTACGCGAAGGTCGCGCGCCGGCTGATCCCGTTCCTGATGTTGTGCTACCTCGGCGCGTATCTAGACCGCGTCAACGTCGGCTTCGCGAAACTTCAGATGCTCAACGATCTGCGTTTCAGCGAGACGGTCTACGGGATGGGCGCCGGCATCTTCTTCCTCGGCTATTTCCTGTTCGAGGTGCCGAGCAACCTGATCCTGCATCGCGTCGGCGCGCGCCGCTGGCTCGCGCGCATCATGCTGACCTGGGCGGTGATCTCGGCGAGCTTCGTGTTCGTCAAGTCGCCCACCTTGTTCTACGTGCTGCGATTTCTGCTCGGCGTCGCCGAAGCCGGCTTCGCTCCAGGCGTGATCCTCTACCTCACGTACTGGTTCCCGTCGGCGCGGCGCGCGAAGGCGCTGTCGCTGTTCTTCATGGCGATTCCCCTCGCCGGGATCATCGGCGGGCCGCTGTCGGGCACGATCATGCATTCGCTGCACGGCACGATGTCAATGCCGGGCTGGAAGTGGCTGTTTCTGCTCGAGGCGCTGCCTTCGTTCGTGCTGGGTTTCGCGATCCTGCTGTATCTCGACGACGGCATTGCCGGCGCGAAATGGCTGACCGACTCCGAAAAGGCCTTGCTCGCGCGCAACGTGTCGGCCGATGCCGCGCACACCACCGCTCACGTGTCGATTCGGACTTTCGCCGCGGACCGCCGCCTGTGGTTGATGGCCGCGATTTACTTCTGCGTGGTTCTCGGGCAGTACGGCCTCACGTTCTGGCTACCGACGATCATTCGCAAGGCGGGCGTCGCTGATCCGCTGTGGGTCGGTTTGTTCACCGCGGTTCCGTATGCCTGCGCGATCGTCGCGCTGCCGCTGATCGGCATCAGCGCGGATCGTCGACGCGAGCGCCGCTTCCATCTCGCGGTGCCGATGCTGGTCGCGGCGGCGGGCTTTGCCACGTTGCCACTGCTCGGCAGCGTTGGTGCGTCGATCGTCTGCCTGAGCATCGCGTCCGCTGGCATCCTCGCGTCGTCGTCGCAGTTCTGGTCGCTGCCAACCGCGTTGCTTGGCGGGATGTCGGCGGCAGCGGGCATCGCCGCGGTCAACTGCTTTGCGAACTTAGCGGGCTTCTTCTCGCCGGCGATCGTCGGCTGGCTGAACGACCTGACCCGCAAGTCCACTGCGGGGCTACTCTTCATCTCCGTCGCGATCACGGTCGGCGCACTGCTGGTGTTCTTCGTGCCCCGATCCGTCAATCGCTGATTCGTTTTTCATACCCGTTTCTTCCGACCCGATACTGGAGTTATCGATGGATACCGAAACCGTCCATGAAGCGGTCACGCTCGCCGAGCGCGCGTACCGCATCCGCAGAAACGCCGTGCTGATGGGTGAAGTGCAGGGCCAGGGCTATGTCGGCCAGGCGCTCGACGTCGCTGACGTGCTGGCCGTCGCGTACTTCGGTGCGATGCGCTATCGTGCCGACGAGCCCGAGTGGGAAGGGCGCGACCGCTTCCTGCTGTCGAACGGTCACTACGCAATCGCGCTGTACGCGGCGCTGTTCGAAGCCGGCATCCTGCCGGCCGACGAACTCGAAACCTACGGCAGCGACGACAGTCGTTTACCTATGTCCGGGATGGCGAGTTATACGCCCGGTATGGAGATGTCCGGCGGATCGCTCGGGCAGGGGCTGACGATCGCGGTCGGCCGGTGTCTCGGCCTGAAGCGCAAGGGCTCCGATGCGTTCGTCTATACGCTGTTCTCCGACGGCGAGCTCGACGAAGGCGCGATCTGGGAAGGGCTGATGTCGGCCGCGCACTGGAAGCTCGACAACCTGATCGCGATTGTCGACGTGAACAACCAGCAGGCCGACGGCCCGTCGACCCTGGTCATGGCGTTCGAACCGCTGGTTGACAAGCTTGAGGCATTCGGCTGGTACGTTC contains:
- a CDS encoding MFS transporter; the encoded protein is MDIDRTSPADSRTAARTRWLAVLSIALGAFAFVTTEYMPVGVLPAIARDLAITPGTAGLMTTTPGIIAAFSAPLLLLAAGRVNRRLILLLLSIALIASNVLSALATNFTTMLTGRVLLGLALGGFWTVALGVSGQIVAEKESARASATIFMGITLATVVGVPFGTYIADVSSWRMSFFLTAALAFAALLSQALLLPPLPPRVAALGADFVRMLARGPVLRSLALVALLFGAHFCAYTYVAPFLEDDASFDAARVSALLLGFGVVGFVSNFVASAYVTSHPRASILTMGALVIASLVLLPAFAHTAGAVVAVVLVWGVAYGAIPLGLSVWMQSTLPGQAEAASALFVSAVQTAIAAGAVAGGVAFDCVGAAGAMHLGVLLCAAGLAVLATFGTPRRAVAVLPQE
- a CDS encoding alkene reductase, encoding MSTLFSPVKVGSYEFTHRVVLAPLTCMRAEDGARPGPLMAEYYAQRTSPGALLIGEATIAAPEGNGYLGAPGLYNDSQIEGWKAVTNAVHAKGGRIFLQLYHAGRQSNAQLQPDGGQPVGPSEIAHDGVAYTESGWVPNTPNRALRTDEIAGIVESFRLAAARGLRAGFDGVELHAANGYLFDQFLQDGSNRRTDEYGGPIENRARLLLDTTRAVISVWGADKVAVRLGPSGSWGDMSDSDPQALFGYVADELDKLGIAYLHLIEPRIAGNVEDDTRDQHPVAAQSLRARFRGPIIVAGGFDGDSAEAILQSGDADLVAFGRHFIANPDLPERLRKHLPLNLYDRPTFFGGTEIGYTDYPFYRETAVVA
- a CDS encoding zinc-dependent alcohol dehydrogenase family protein, with translation MARIITFARHGGPDVFEYTEAGDLTPAVNEVRIRVKAIGLNRAESMWRRGAYVEAAKLPARVGYEASGIVDAIGADVTHVAVGDAVSTVPSFSMNDYGMYGECVLAPAHSVVRSPAWLSHELAVAIWNVFVTPYAAFTEDARLKQGDVVLIPAASSGVGIGAIQVAKQLGATAVALTRTSAKRDALLELGADHVIVTDEENLVDAVMRITGGRGADLVFDPVGGKTLARLVDATRAGGIILLYGALSTDETVLPVLPLLSKRITVHGYNLFSTTTDPQRQREAASFIFDGLRSGALRTVIAQRFAFERMADAHALLERNEHFGRIVVTV
- a CDS encoding flavin reductase family protein yields the protein MQFDFESIDAWARYKLLGAAITPRPIAWVSTLGENGEPNAAPFSFFNAFGEDPPIVGFSILHRSERDRKDTGENVRREREFVVNLVGESNLAAMNVTAIDFPPQRSEFAEAGLVAAPSSVIRTPRIAASPVSFECRLFDIIALGPSRSLVLGRIVAMHVDDDAVIDAERAYIDTRKLRLIGRGEANTYVRTHDVVRLPAIPLQDWDAHATHGGPR
- a CDS encoding Gfo/Idh/MocA family protein — its product is MTLVLARHEAPLRVGVIGVGNWARHGHLRVLDLLPQYALQTVYSHRREAAEAASREYRIARVAASIDELVESGDIDLVVVLNTAPQHAQTVRRAITAGKNVYCEWPLTTTLAESEELLRLADARGVRHVVGLQRRRAPHNRYVRDLIGDGYVGELRSVRMHVSMNYFQAMRTRALEWTVPPENFSSVVSIYGGHFLDMLFASTGWPVSIAALTPNQFPEVTIRETGVSMPTSTPDQLVLAGMLERNAVLSVHIEGGKRNGSGVQIDITGTQGDLRVTNVSAFGDAGDDYVIHGAHGDKAPLERLAVPARYYRLPASSLPSSVLVGLRPRRATRHAQRSHVRRCREDASPHRRRAGVVRGTALHCRADIVMSAFGRTSR
- a CDS encoding LysR family transcriptional regulator produces the protein MDHMSAMVVFTRAAETLSFAEAGRQLGLSPSAIGKAIARLETRLAVRLFHRSTRSVRLTSEGELFLSRCQRILGEIEQAEVELALSRASPSGKLRVSIPLVGMLLMPVLSAFMQRYPEVQIDIDFSDHIVDVIEEGFDVVLRTGDALDSQLTMRTLGHYTHVIVASPAYLKRHGMPARPEDLAAHACLQHRFPRTGRLRRWALMRDGAPVEVVLPSTAVASAVEPLIAMAERGLGLTNVPDFAVRKQLADGSLVTVLDAFLHDQIPFCALWPSGRMMPPKVRAFVDFLSEHLFPQPTEGDQP
- a CDS encoding LysR substrate-binding domain-containing protein is translated as MRIPPLKAIIAFESVARTKSVNRAAEELGLTASAVSHQLSNLESQIGQPLFQRLGRGLVLTPTGERYLADVTGSLADLSRATERASSRNEVDILRVHSSPSFGLMWLLPRLSSFQEANGDIQLNLACSYENVSFSNGFYDVDVRHGYGNWDNLEVRTVRGEFIAPLASPHYLERHPVNAPEDLLTHRLIYSETPLVQWKQWFGRTGVPLAARKTFDFSFDRSYMSLETAALGLGIALESLMLASGKIREGLLVPVFDASHAVEVGAHHLVYPRQNAELPRVKRFLAWIEREATARGAAG
- a CDS encoding SDR family NAD(P)-dependent oxidoreductase encodes the protein MLLDNRTIIVTGAASPRGIGKATARALAAHGARVAILDLRRDDAESAAAELGSGHLGLACDVTDRDACAAAARATLEYFGRIDGLVNNAGITQPVRTLDISARDYDAIVDVNLRGTLYMSQAVLPAMKEQRGGSIVCMSSVSAQRGGGIFGGPHYSAAKAGVLGLAKAMAREFGADRIRVNSITPGLIQTDITGDKLTPDMREDIIKGIPLGRLGEAADVAHACLFLLSDLSSYLTGVTLDVNGGMLIH
- a CDS encoding MFS transporter, with the protein product MRAKYPASLVQGEPLQREDAQTFEAATYAKVARRLIPFLMLCYLGAYLDRVNVGFAKLQMLNDLRFSETVYGMGAGIFFLGYFLFEVPSNLILHRVGARRWLARIMLTWAVISASFVFVKSPTLFYVLRFLLGVAEAGFAPGVILYLTYWFPSARRAKALSLFFMAIPLAGIIGGPLSGTIMHSLHGTMSMPGWKWLFLLEALPSFVLGFAILLYLDDGIAGAKWLTDSEKALLARNVSADAAHTTAHVSIRTFAADRRLWLMAAIYFCVVLGQYGLTFWLPTIIRKAGVADPLWVGLFTAVPYACAIVALPLIGISADRRRERRFHLAVPMLVAAAGFATLPLLGSVGASIVCLSIASAGILASSSQFWSLPTALLGGMSAAAGIAAVNCFANLAGFFSPAIVGWLNDLTRKSTAGLLFISVAITVGALLVFFVPRSVNR
- a CDS encoding transketolase; this translates as MDTETVHEAVTLAERAYRIRRNAVLMGEVQGQGYVGQALDVADVLAVAYFGAMRYRADEPEWEGRDRFLLSNGHYAIALYAALFEAGILPADELETYGSDDSRLPMSGMASYTPGMEMSGGSLGQGLTIAVGRCLGLKRKGSDAFVYTLFSDGELDEGAIWEGLMSAAHWKLDNLIAIVDVNNQQADGPSTLVMAFEPLVDKLEAFGWYVQRVDGNDIDAVKRAFDNARRYDAPQPRIIVCDTKMGRGVPFLEAREKSHFIRVDAHEWKLALDALEAGRHA